The sequence GTCCGCCCTTCTCGATCGAACCGATCTTCGGCAGTGCCGTCGGCATGATCGACAGGCCGTAGTCGAGTGACGGTTGCCGATCCGCCACGATGCGGGTGGGGAGGACCAGATCGGCGAGCATGGTGCCGAGGGAGTCGCGGTTGCCGGCAAGCAGGGAGTCGAGGCTGGCCATCGTCTGGGGCGAGCGTCCCATCAAATCGACGAGAGCCGCATCGTTGGCCTGCAGTTGTTCGAAGACATTTCGTGCGGTGCTCGCCGATCCGGGCAGTGCTGCAGCCAATCCGTCGGCGCTGTCCAGGAGTGGCATTCCTTTGTCGACGATGGTGGTGAGCGCTTCTGTGCGACTGTCGAGTAGCTGCGCTGCCTCGGCCGAATTGTCGAGCAGGTTCTGCAGGTCCGGTCCGGTTCCCTGGAAGGCGGTGCCGAACGTGTCGGCAATCGTCGAGAGGTCGTGCACGTCGAGTGTGTTCACCAGGTCGGTCGCCTGAACGAGGGTAGCGTCCAGCGACTTCGGAACCCCGTCCGCCGGGATGGCGATGACGTCTCCGTCGACCAGATAGGGCGGCTGGTCGGTGGTGGGCATGATGTCGAGCGACTGAATGCCGACCGGATTTTCGGTGCTGATCTTCGCGACGGACCCGATCGGTATCTCGGTTCCCGGATGTAGTTCGATTCCGAGCACTATGCCCGAACCGGAGGGGCTGACGTCGACCGATTCGACGGTTCCCACTCCCACTCCGCGGTAGTTCACCGAGGTTCCGCGGGCGAGCCCGGCCGCGTTGTCCAGTTCGGCGCTCAGCCGGAGAGGATCGCCGAACGTGTCCGGTCCGGCGACGTACCGCAACCCGAACAGAATCGCGACCAGTGAAATCACTACGAACATGACGAGCTGCGCCACGACGTGCCGGGTCATCAGCGGACACCTCCGCCGAGCACCTCGGCCAGTGTCCGGGCTTCCGGGACCTCGAGGGGCGCCGAGCCGGTGAGCAGTTTCGCGATGACCGCTGTGACGTCGAAAGTCCCGTTGAAGGTCACGTAGTCGCCGGGTGTGGCGGCGGCGAATCCACCGAGGAACCGTGCGACCGCTTCCAGTGTCGGCGCCAGCTCCGATTCGAATCCTTCGAGGGCGGCCAGTACCGTGCCGGCGTCATCGATTTCGGCCGACAGCTCCGTTCCGGCGCTTCCGAGGACACGTTCGGCTTCCCCGGTGAGTGCGGACGCCTGGTGCATGAGCGCGGTGATCTGTTCACGCTGGGACAGCAGTAGGCCGATCACCGGCGACATTTCGGTCAGCGCGCGATCCAGTATCGGTTGTCCGGCCGCCAATTCGGCGGAAAACGTATGGGAGGCCCCTATTGCCCTGTTCAGTTCGTCACGGTGGTCATCGACGACACCCAGCGTGTTGTTCAACATGTCCGCAAGGTCTCGCACCTTGTCGGAGCGGCCGGCGAAGGCTGCGCTCAATTCCCTCATGATGGTGCTCATCTGATCGATTCCACTACCGTTGAGCACGGTGGCGAGCGCTGCCAGTCCACTTTCGATGTCCGGGCCGCGCGACGTGTGTAGCAATGGAATCGCGTCACCGTCGCCCATCGGTGTCCCGATTCCGTCCTCCACGTTCAGCCGCACGAAGGGATTGCCGAGGGCAGTGGGTAGCTCGATCCGCGCGGTGACATCTCGGGGCACACGGACGTCGTCACGGATCCGCATTTCGAGCCTGGCGGTGAAGTTTCGGGTGGACACCTCGGATACGCGACCGATCACATCCTGTCCGGCCCGGACTTCGGCACCGGGTACGACCCGGTCGGCACCCGCGAACTCTGCGGTGATGCGATACGACGGCCCGTCGGGCGCGTGACCGACCGACAGGCCTTGAAGGCTGAGCGAGCATCCGGACGTGATCGCGGCGGCCCCGAGGATCACCACAGTCGTCAGTGCGTGCATTCTGCTCCGGATCGTCATCGTCCTCCGACCATGAGTTCACGTAGCCCGAACGGATCGGACATGCTGGGAGGGAATTGAATCGGGTTGGTGATTCCTGGTCCGCGGCAGAGGATCGGATCGACCACCTGACACAGAGGCGACGTCGGCTCCGCCTGCGCAAGATTGGTCGAGATGTTCAATCGGATGCGGGCACGCTGGTCGGGGGTGACCGCACGCTGAATGTTGTCGACGAGCAAGGGCAGCAGATCCATGATCTCGGCGAGGTCGGTGTCGTGCTGTCGAAGGACTCCACTCATTCCGGCGAGGTTGTCGATACTGGCACTCACGTCGCCGCCGCGAGCGGAAACGAGCTGATCGATGTGGTCCAGCAGAGTCGTGAGCTGCACTATCGTGGAGCCGATCTCGAACTGCTGTCCGGCGAACTCGTCGCCGACGACAGTCAGCGACTGTGCCAGCGAGTCGACCTGAGCCTGCCGCGCCGAGATCGTCGTGACGAGCACCTCGAGGTTATCGATGAGGGCGCCGAGATCCTCGCTGTTGCCGGCGACGACCGAACTCGCCTGGGACAGCGTGCGGATGGCATCGTTCATCGCCTGGCCGGTACCGTGAGTGGACGCCGCGGTGGCCGAGAGTGCGGCTCCCACGTTGCCGCCTTCCGGACCGAGCACCTCGACCACAGTCTCGACACTGTCCATCAGTTGGTCCCAGGTAATCGGCGAGTGACTGCGCTCGAGCGGGATGGTGTCGCCACTGTCCAGTACCGGTCCCCCGGTGTAGGCCGGTCCGAGTTCGACGAAGCGTTCACCGATCGCGGACGAGACCAGCACATACGAATGCGCATCCGCAGGAAGGCTGACATCGGCGGCGACCGACATGGTGATCAGGACCGTCGCACCCCTCGGTTCCACCGCCTCGACGGCGCCCACCGGGACACCCAGCACGGTGACCTTGGTTCCGGGAAAGACCCCGTTCACGTAGGCGAACTCCGAATGCACTGTGGTTGAGGACGAACGGAAGATCACCAGCCAACCGGCCACTGCGACCGCCACGACGAGCCCGACTGTCAGACCGATCCTCACAGCCCTGCGCTCCGCGGTCTTCACGAACACCCCGTCAGCAGTCCGACGACGCACAGAAGGTTGTCCGCGATGAAGGCGGAGGGTGCGGAGACGTCGGCCCAATCGCCCGTTCCGGTCGAGTTGACCAGGGCGCGTGCGGCCGGTGCACCCTGTGTGAGGAGGGTATCGATATTGCCCAGGTTGGCGTTGAGACGGTCCGTCACCTCACGTGCGTTCGCAAGCAGGAGGTCGAGATCGTGTGTGTTCTCGCCGAGGAACTGCGACGCCTGAGCTACCAGGGACTCCAGATCTTCGACCATCTGGCGTATCGCTTCCCGTCGCGTCGCCAGCGTCTTCATGACGACCTCCGCGTTTCCCAGCAGCGTCGACAACTGGTCCTGTTGACTTACCAGCACATCCGTCACAGTTCGGGAACTGTCGAGTAATTGCGTGATCTGGTCGGCATTCTTGGCCAGGATCGCGGACGCTGCACTGATCCCTGCCAGCGCATCCTGGTTGAGGGTGGCATCCGTGGGCATCGTGTCCGTGACCGTCGCAACCATTTTCTGCAGTCCCTCGACGTCCAGTTCGCTCGCTGCTTCGATCGCGCCGGACCCGATGTCGTCGAGGGAGTAGGGCACGCTGGTGCGGCTCAACGGGATCACTCCGTTCGACGGCGTTTCACCCGGCCCGGAAGGCGCGACATCGAGATATCTCCTACCGAGGATGGTCGACAGTTTCACTCCCGCCGAAGTCGTGGAGCCGAGGCGTCGTTCACCGTCGAGCCGGAAATGGACGTGGACGCGATCGCCGGCAAGCTCGACCTCCGTGACCCGGCCGGCAGGAACTCCGGCGACGTAGACGTAGTCCGAGGTGGTCAGGCCTGCCGCGTTGGCGAGTTCCGCGGTGTACGCGTCGGTCCGAACGGTAAAGCTCAGCCGAGGTACGACGAGGACGATCGCCAGAACCAGTGTGGCGGCCGTGATTCCCACGGCTCCCACGGCAAGAGGACTGACCGGTCGCACACGTTCCTTGCCGGACAGGGAGTCCCAGACGTCCCGAATCTTGTCCACGAACGTCATTGGCAATACCTCGAATGCAGGTCTGGGCCCAATGCGCCTTCCTGACCGTCGACATTGACGATGAAGGTGCACAGGTAGATGTTGAGCCACGATCCGTACTCGCCGGCGCGGTTGACGGAGGCGAAGAAGCTCGGAGTCGCCGTCATCAGGTGGTCGAACCCGGCGTTCGCGCCGAGCATCGCACCCGTGAGCGAATTCATCCGGTCTACCGTTCGGGTGAGTTCGGGAACTCGGCCGTCGAGGATGTCGATCATCGAGGCACTGACGGCAGCCGTGTTGTCGAGGGTATCGATCAACACGTCGTTGTTCTCGGCGAGCATCCCGGTGAACGCGGTGAGGCTTTCCACCAAGTGCGAGAGTTCTGGTCCCCTGGCGGCCGCGGTGGTGGCGACGATCTCGAGATTGCCGATGAGCTCACCGATGACCTGATCGTGATTAGCCAGATTTCCGGTCACCGCGGTGACCCGTCGCAGCAGGGTGTCGACACTGGTTCTCCGGCCGTCGAATACGGCGACGACCTCTGAGGCGAGTTCGTTGACCTGTGTGGGGTCGATCGCCTCGAACAGAGGCTTGAAACCATTGAACAGACTCGTCAGGTCCAGGGCAGGTGAAGTGCGGTCGAGCGGGATCGTCTCCCCCTCCTCGAGCGTGCCTTTCCCGATTTCTCCTGCGCTCAGGTCGAGGTACCGGACACCCAACAAGTCGC comes from Rhodococcus oxybenzonivorans and encodes:
- a CDS encoding MCE family protein, translated to MNVRRSAFKLAIFLVVAVCAAVLVVNTLRVPVPGPTVGFKAMFTDAQGVTPGSDVTIAGVRVGKVDSVQIVDGDAGTASALVGFRVERDQKLPADTTVAIRYGDLLGVRYLDLSAGEIGKGTLEEGETIPLDRTSPALDLTSLFNGFKPLFEAIDPTQVNELASEVVAVFDGRRTSVDTLLRRVTAVTGNLANHDQVIGELIGNLEIVATTAAARGPELSHLVESLTAFTGMLAENNDVLIDTLDNTAAVSASMIDILDGRVPELTRTVDRMNSLTGAMLGANAGFDHLMTATPSFFASVNRAGEYGSWLNIYLCTFIVNVDGQEGALGPDLHSRYCQ
- a CDS encoding MCE family protein; its protein translation is MKTAERRAVRIGLTVGLVVAVAVAGWLVIFRSSSTTVHSEFAYVNGVFPGTKVTVLGVPVGAVEAVEPRGATVLITMSVAADVSLPADAHSYVLVSSAIGERFVELGPAYTGGPVLDSGDTIPLERSHSPITWDQLMDSVETVVEVLGPEGGNVGAALSATAASTHGTGQAMNDAIRTLSQASSVVAGNSEDLGALIDNLEVLVTTISARQAQVDSLAQSLTVVGDEFAGQQFEIGSTIVQLTTLLDHIDQLVSARGGDVSASIDNLAGMSGVLRQHDTDLAEIMDLLPLLVDNIQRAVTPDQRARIRLNISTNLAQAEPTSPLCQVVDPILCRGPGITNPIQFPPSMSDPFGLRELMVGGR
- a CDS encoding MCE family protein; its protein translation is MTFVDKIRDVWDSLSGKERVRPVSPLAVGAVGITAATLVLAIVLVVPRLSFTVRTDAYTAELANAAGLTTSDYVYVAGVPAGRVTEVELAGDRVHVHFRLDGERRLGSTTSAGVKLSTILGRRYLDVAPSGPGETPSNGVIPLSRTSVPYSLDDIGSGAIEAASELDVEGLQKMVATVTDTMPTDATLNQDALAGISAASAILAKNADQITQLLDSSRTVTDVLVSQQDQLSTLLGNAEVVMKTLATRREAIRQMVEDLESLVAQASQFLGENTHDLDLLLANAREVTDRLNANLGNIDTLLTQGAPAARALVNSTGTGDWADVSAPSAFIADNLLCVVGLLTGCS
- a CDS encoding MCE family protein; this encodes MTRHVVAQLVMFVVISLVAILFGLRYVAGPDTFGDPLRLSAELDNAAGLARGTSVNYRGVGVGTVESVDVSPSGSGIVLGIELHPGTEIPIGSVAKISTENPVGIQSLDIMPTTDQPPYLVDGDVIAIPADGVPKSLDATLVQATDLVNTLDVHDLSTIADTFGTAFQGTGPDLQNLLDNSAEAAQLLDSRTEALTTIVDKGMPLLDSADGLAAALPGSASTARNVFEQLQANDAALVDLMGRSPQTMASLDSLLAGNRDSLGTMLADLVLPTRIVADRQPSLDYGLSIMPTALPKIGSIEKGGLADLLLVGTQGPMCVYDAPRRLVTEAEPREPALDWTCQSQDYLEQRGAVNVPRPDDLGQENATRAGGVYGPPAADDPLVIQPPLTGRTPR
- a CDS encoding MCE family protein; translated protein: MHALTTVVILGAAAITSGCSLSLQGLSVGHAPDGPSYRITAEFAGADRVVPGAEVRAGQDVIGRVSEVSTRNFTARLEMRIRDDVRVPRDVTARIELPTALGNPFVRLNVEDGIGTPMGDGDAIPLLHTSRGPDIESGLAALATVLNGSGIDQMSTIMRELSAAFAGRSDKVRDLADMLNNTLGVVDDHRDELNRAIGASHTFSAELAAGQPILDRALTEMSPVIGLLLSQREQITALMHQASALTGEAERVLGSAGTELSAEIDDAGTVLAALEGFESELAPTLEAVARFLGGFAAATPGDYVTFNGTFDVTAVIAKLLTGSAPLEVPEARTLAEVLGGGVR